One window of the Capnocytophaga haemolytica genome contains the following:
- a CDS encoding lytic transglycosylase domain-containing protein — MKKTIRKIGVAAVIVLTSGFLVNAMSVSKPDNNIYEQADAQAAIAESTTEHHKGSFESDYRVYALDIPEKLDFAGEPVPLEDPDIYERADREFTVNTYWQSNTLLILKRANKYFPIIEPILRRNNIPDDFKYLAVIESSLTNAVSPSGASGFWQFMRPAAKEYNLEVTDQVDERYHLEKATQAACDYFNKAKRITGSWTMAAAAYNAGMTGVNTQATFQQTKNYYDLWLSTETSRYVFRILAMKEIMKHPKKYGFIFDKKHLYNELPTTNVMVDSTISNLTDFAKSQNITYKDLKLYNPWLRDKKLDNEDGKTYYIRIPKK; from the coding sequence ATGAAAAAAACTATAAGAAAGATAGGTGTTGCCGCTGTGATTGTGCTCACGTCGGGCTTTTTGGTCAATGCGATGTCAGTCTCTAAGCCCGACAACAATATCTACGAGCAGGCAGATGCCCAAGCCGCTATTGCTGAGTCAACAACAGAGCATCACAAGGGAAGTTTTGAAAGCGATTATCGGGTGTATGCGTTAGATATTCCCGAAAAACTTGACTTCGCAGGTGAGCCCGTGCCGCTCGAAGACCCTGACATATACGAGCGCGCCGATCGTGAGTTTACGGTGAACACTTATTGGCAATCCAATACGCTGCTTATCTTAAAGCGCGCCAATAAGTACTTTCCTATCATCGAGCCTATACTGAGGCGCAATAATATCCCTGATGATTTCAAGTACCTCGCAGTGATTGAAAGCAGCCTTACCAATGCGGTTTCACCTTCGGGGGCGAGTGGTTTTTGGCAGTTTATGCGTCCCGCAGCCAAAGAGTATAACTTGGAGGTAACTGACCAGGTGGACGAGCGCTATCACTTAGAGAAGGCTACCCAGGCTGCTTGCGATTATTTCAACAAGGCAAAGCGCATCACAGGCAGCTGGACGATGGCGGCGGCAGCATACAACGCAGGGATGACGGGGGTCAATACCCAAGCTACTTTCCAGCAGACGAAGAACTATTACGATCTGTGGCTCAGCACGGAGACTTCGCGCTATGTGTTTCGCATTCTGGCGATGAAGGAGATAATGAAGCACCCTAAGAAGTATGGGTTTATCTTTGACAAGAAGCATCTGTACAATGAGCTGCCTACCACCAACGTGATGGTGGATAGTACGATTAGCAACCTTACCGACTTTGCGAAAAGCCAAAACATCACTTACAAAGATTTGAAGCTCTATAACCCTTGGCTGCGCGATAAAAAGTTAGATAACGAGGATGGCAAAACCTACTACATAAGGATACCTAAGAAGTAG
- the murI gene encoding glutamate racemase: MKNENPIGLFDSGVGGTTIWREVVTLMPCENTLFLADSANAPYGEKSKEEITRLSDVNTQYLLDHGAKIIVVACNTATTAAISYLRAKYKQVPFIGIEPAIKPASLNSKSKKIGVLATRSTLASDLFAKTSNQMAEEEEVQIIERVGEGLVDLIESGQINSPKMTELLRQYLLPMVAEGIDYLVLGCTHYPYLLPQIKAILPPHIEVIDSGYAVAKQTRNVLQQRDLLTKHTSQGRHTWLTSGKVEILKGFAPDFVEIRKIESRRAEVRN, encoded by the coding sequence ATGAAAAATGAGAACCCTATTGGGCTGTTTGACTCGGGCGTAGGAGGCACTACGATATGGCGTGAGGTAGTAACCCTAATGCCTTGTGAGAATACGCTTTTTCTGGCAGATAGTGCCAATGCCCCTTATGGAGAGAAATCAAAAGAGGAAATCACCCGCCTGAGTGATGTGAACACACAATACCTATTAGACCACGGAGCTAAGATTATCGTAGTGGCTTGCAATACGGCTACTACAGCAGCTATTTCTTACCTGAGAGCGAAGTATAAACAAGTGCCCTTTATTGGGATAGAACCTGCTATCAAGCCTGCCAGCCTGAACAGTAAGAGCAAAAAGATAGGTGTGCTGGCTACCCGCAGTACCCTTGCGAGCGACCTCTTTGCCAAGACCAGCAACCAGATGGCTGAGGAAGAAGAAGTGCAGATCATTGAGCGCGTAGGTGAGGGCTTGGTAGACCTCATCGAAAGTGGACAAATCAATAGCCCTAAGATGACTGAGCTACTGCGCCAATACCTCCTGCCAATGGTAGCTGAGGGAATAGATTATTTGGTGCTCGGCTGCACCCACTATCCTTATCTTTTGCCTCAGATAAAAGCCATATTACCACCTCATATCGAAGTGATTGACTCAGGCTATGCCGTAGCCAAACAGACGCGCAACGTCCTACAACAGCGCGATTTACTCACTAAGCACACCTCACAAGGTAGGCATACGTGGCTTACCAGCGGCAAAGTAGAGATACTCAAAGGGTTTGCCCCTGACTTTGTGGAGATAAGGAAGATAGAAAGTAGAAGGGCAGAAGTTAGAAATTAG
- a CDS encoding porin produces MKKILLLAVTLLMGGAAAAQEGWQEGNPLQGQLDSLKAQISKFNLYFNFQSSFDVIVPDKGDTEANFRARQLRLEMRGNITDQIFYRFRHRLNKSNAGMDLDNLAKATDIMYAGFHLNDQFTLTAGKMCQAWGGFEFDLNPMNIYEYSDFVDHMDNFMLGAMFTYAPNASHEFNLQITDVRNDKFENLYAGSSFEKSRSPLTYIVNWNGNLFDNVLQTRWAWGLQQEAKNKANLMLTLGTRLNLPKFQMFFDYMRADESLDRLRYASTYGGTAPTYLEKTTYNSFILKAEYQPAEQWNVFVKGMYETADADNGKLPTGVYNNQRKSYGYYAGVEYIPFKDQDLRFFFAYVGRKFEYKQGDGNATNRFSLGMMYRIKAF; encoded by the coding sequence ATGAAAAAGATATTATTATTGGCAGTAACCCTCCTTATGGGAGGAGCTGCCGCAGCACAAGAAGGTTGGCAAGAGGGCAATCCTCTGCAAGGGCAACTCGATAGCCTCAAGGCACAGATTAGTAAGTTTAACTTGTACTTTAACTTCCAATCGAGTTTTGATGTGATAGTGCCTGACAAGGGCGATACTGAGGCTAATTTTAGGGCACGACAGTTGCGCCTTGAGATGCGTGGCAATATCACTGACCAGATATTCTACCGTTTCCGCCATAGGCTGAACAAGTCGAATGCGGGTATGGACTTGGACAATTTAGCTAAGGCTACCGACATTATGTATGCAGGTTTTCACCTCAATGACCAATTCACCCTTACCGCAGGGAAGATGTGCCAAGCGTGGGGTGGCTTTGAGTTTGACCTCAATCCGATGAACATCTATGAGTACTCTGACTTTGTAGATCATATGGATAACTTTATGCTTGGAGCGATGTTTACCTACGCCCCTAATGCGAGCCACGAGTTTAACTTGCAGATTACGGATGTGAGGAATGACAAGTTTGAAAACCTTTATGCAGGAAGCTCTTTTGAGAAAAGCCGTAGCCCGCTGACTTACATTGTCAATTGGAATGGTAATCTCTTTGACAATGTACTGCAAACGCGTTGGGCTTGGGGTTTACAGCAAGAGGCTAAGAACAAAGCGAACTTAATGCTCACCTTGGGTACAAGGCTGAACTTGCCAAAGTTCCAAATGTTCTTTGACTATATGCGTGCCGATGAGAGTTTGGATAGGCTTCGTTATGCCTCAACATATGGTGGTACTGCTCCTACTTACTTAGAGAAGACCACCTACAATTCATTCATCTTAAAGGCTGAATATCAACCTGCGGAACAGTGGAATGTCTTCGTAAAGGGTATGTACGAAACTGCTGATGCAGACAATGGCAAGTTGCCCACAGGCGTGTACAACAACCAGCGCAAGTCCTACGGGTATTATGCAGGGGTAGAGTATATCCCTTTCAAAGACCAAGATTTGCGGTTCTTCTTTGCGTATGTAGGGCGTAAGTTTGAATATAAGCAAGGAGATGGTAATGCTACCAATCGCTTTAGCTTAGGGATGATGTATAGGATTAAAGCGTTTTAG
- the ansB gene encoding L-asparaginase 2, with protein MKFLKKIALIVLMMLSVAVFGQKPKIRIIATGGTIAGVSKSNTESNYKAGELGIYQLLEAVPEVKNLAEVSGEQLVKIGSQDMNDEVWLKLAKRINELLNKEGYDGVVITHGTDTMEETSYFLNLTVHSAKPVVLVGAMRPSTGMSADGPLNLYNAVAVAADKNAAGRGVMVCMNDIVLDGKDVIKTNTTAVETFKGANYGELAYIHNGKPFFNRRPEQKHTVNSEFDVDNLKSLPKVGIVYSYSNASELPLKAFVDAKYNGVVFAGVGNGNLYHTLFDMAIKAQQKGIQIVRASRVPTGATTLDAEVDDAKYHFVASQALNPQKARVLLMLALTKTKDWQQIQKYFNEY; from the coding sequence ATGAAGTTTTTAAAGAAAATTGCCTTGATAGTGTTAATGATGCTGTCAGTGGCAGTCTTCGGGCAAAAACCGAAGATACGTATTATTGCAACGGGCGGAACGATTGCAGGGGTCAGCAAGTCGAACACAGAGTCGAATTACAAGGCTGGAGAGCTCGGTATCTATCAGTTGTTGGAGGCTGTGCCTGAGGTGAAGAACTTGGCAGAGGTCAGCGGTGAGCAGTTAGTGAAGATAGGTTCGCAGGATATGAACGACGAGGTGTGGCTCAAACTCGCCAAGCGTATCAATGAACTACTTAACAAGGAAGGCTATGACGGGGTGGTGATCACTCACGGCACCGACACTATGGAAGAAACTTCGTACTTCCTGAACCTCACTGTGCACAGTGCTAAGCCTGTGGTGTTGGTGGGTGCTATGCGTCCTTCCACAGGGATGAGTGCCGACGGACCGCTGAACCTCTACAATGCGGTAGCCGTAGCAGCTGATAAGAACGCTGCTGGCAGAGGGGTAATGGTGTGTATGAACGACATTGTGCTCGACGGTAAGGATGTGATCAAGACCAACACTACGGCTGTGGAAACCTTTAAGGGGGCTAACTATGGCGAGTTAGCTTATATTCACAATGGGAAGCCTTTCTTTAACCGTCGTCCTGAGCAGAAGCACACCGTGAACTCTGAGTTTGATGTAGACAACCTGAAATCGCTGCCTAAGGTAGGGATCGTGTACAGCTATTCCAATGCCTCTGAATTGCCACTAAAAGCCTTTGTAGACGCAAAGTACAATGGGGTGGTGTTTGCGGGAGTTGGCAATGGCAATCTCTATCATACGCTCTTTGATATGGCTATTAAGGCACAACAAAAGGGCATACAGATTGTTCGTGCTTCGCGTGTGCCCACAGGGGCTACTACCCTTGATGCTGAGGTAGATGACGCAAAATACCACTTCGTGGCTTCACAAGCATTGAATCCACAGAAAGCACGCGTTCTGCTGATGCTTGCCCTTACCAAAACTAAAGATTGGCAGCAAATACAGAAGTATTTTAATGAATATTAA
- a CDS encoding helix-turn-helix domain-containing protein, giving the protein MKITVTHSRLSQFSTPLSVENYCVFAFQGVGLFAVDAVEFAYAGNTLLFLSPYQHFQWKGGSDATVSLLQFHGDFYCIEYHKKEVACNGLLFNAIFLTPHIEASEATFAEIEHILQRIEAESNTHEAYSEAVLKSYLQLILALSSKEKSMQLTEAPKEVSHQLVADFQGLLNTHFVRERGVQYYAEALHLQTDTFSKRIKSLTGKSPTKLIQERVVLEAKKLLHLTHKSIKEVAFELNFEDEFYFSRFFKKTVGLSPKHFRERVGISIVAV; this is encoded by the coding sequence TTGAAGATTACTGTAACACATAGCCGATTAAGTCAATTCTCCACGCCATTGAGCGTGGAGAATTACTGTGTGTTTGCCTTTCAGGGGGTGGGCTTATTTGCTGTCGATGCGGTGGAGTTTGCCTACGCGGGCAATACGCTGCTGTTCCTCTCACCTTATCAACACTTTCAATGGAAAGGAGGCAGCGATGCCACAGTGAGTCTATTGCAGTTTCACGGCGACTTCTACTGCATTGAATATCACAAGAAAGAGGTTGCCTGCAATGGGCTGCTCTTCAATGCGATCTTCTTAACCCCACATATAGAGGCAAGCGAGGCTACTTTTGCAGAGATTGAGCATATATTGCAGCGCATTGAGGCAGAGAGCAATACCCACGAGGCTTATTCGGAGGCAGTACTGAAATCGTATTTGCAGCTCATCTTAGCCCTATCGAGCAAGGAGAAGAGTATGCAGCTCACGGAAGCCCCAAAAGAGGTGTCGCACCAGTTGGTAGCTGACTTTCAGGGGTTGCTCAACACCCATTTTGTAAGGGAGCGCGGCGTGCAGTACTATGCCGAAGCACTGCACCTACAAACGGACACTTTCAGCAAGCGTATTAAGAGCCTCACGGGCAAATCGCCCACGAAACTCATACAGGAGCGCGTGGTGCTCGAGGCTAAGAAGCTGCTACACCTCACCCATAAGTCCATCAAGGAAGTAGCCTTTGAGCTTAACTTCGAAGATGAGTTCTATTTCAGCAGATTTTTTAAGAAAACCGTGGGTTTATCGCCCAAACACTTCCGCGAGCGCGTGGGTATCTCCATTGTGGCTGTGTAG